One Dictyostelium discoideum AX4 chromosome 3 chromosome, whole genome shotgun sequence genomic region harbors:
- the hbx9 gene encoding homeodomain containing protein (Similar to HOX) yields the protein MLNSYSPLQSPSSSITLPPLFHINNNNNNNNNNNNNNGHNNDKQNVNKLGLKLNINGYDSGFSPFSPNHSIANNNNNNNNNNNNNNNNNNNNNNNNNNNNNNNNNNNIQSPKNNNSNNNKLNESCGSLNSSNDNNFNSGNDDNSLKRVRVFSNQNQNQNQNQNQNQNQNQNQNQNQNQNQKDSWNIHFGEIVNIVLELESVLSCKNENINQINQIKSSEKSMRSALYKKEIEILELKDKLNNSSATFNSLKVIQPIKLEKSPRTLNNSSDSISENINNNNNNNNNNNNNNNNNINESNINTSPTHELSGSSGTLGGYSKSHILSILDDLDSESSNISSDSEDDEQPRKVPRDLNYKPNNNINYANNNNNNNNNNNNNNHNNNINNNNNNNNNNNNNSNNYHHSIGSITNSVNIKPSKDQTSNDWAAATEALLNLHTNKNNNNNNNNNNNNNNNYHSNNNNYSNSPNTTPPYQNSNQQFNNNQPQSQQQQQSQQQQQQQQQYQNSINKNITTTTNNNNNNLTSSSNNQAVVYGNTSPNQSSANGNNENVIGVPFTGSIVKRKKRGKLPGEATSILKKWLFEHNMHPYPTEEEKVALANSTFLSFNQINNWFTNARRRILPRQLDRKVFGSPLFSHFSITK from the exons ATGTTAAACTCATATTCCCCTTTacaatcaccatcatcatcaatcaCACTTCCACCATTGTTtcacattaataataataataataataataataataataataataataatggccACAACAATGATAaacaaaatgtaaataaactCGGCTTAAAATTAAACATAAATGGATACGATTCAGGTTTCTCACCCTTTTCACCAAATCATAGCATtgccaataataataataataataataataataataataataataataataataataataataataataataataataataataataataataataataataataataatatacaatcaccaaaaaataataatagtaataataataaattaaatgaaagtTGTGGAAGTTTAAATAGTAGTAAcgataataatttcaatagcGGTAATGATGACAATAGTTTAAAAAGAGTAAGAGTTTTCTcaaaccaaaatcaaaatcaaaatcaaaatcaaaatcaaaatcaaaatcaaaatcaaaaccaaaaccaaaaccaaaaccaaaatcaaaaagataGTTGGAATATTCATTTCGGCGAA ATTGTAAATATAGTATTAGAACTCGAGTCAGTTTTAAGttgtaaaaatgaaaatataaatcaaata aatcaaattaaaTCCTCTGAAAAATCAATGAGATCTGctttatataaaaaagaaattgaaattttagaattaaaagataaattaaataatagtagtgccacttttaatagtttaaaaGTGATCCAACCAATTAAATTAGAGAAATCACCACgtactttaaataatagtagtgaTTCTATTtctgaaaatattaataataataataataataataataataataataataataataataataatataaacgAAAGCAATATTAATACAAGTCCAACCCATGAATTAAGTGGTAGTTCTGGAACTCTTGGTGGCTACTCAAAATCTcatattttatcaattttagatGACTTGGATTCTGAATCATCAAATATTAGTAGCGACTCTGAAGATGACGAACAACCAAGAAAAGTTCCAAgagatttaaattataaaccaaataataatataaattatgctaacaacaacaacaacaacaacaacaacaacaacaacaacaaccacaataataatattaataataataataataataacaataataataacaataatagcaataactATCATCATTCGATTGGTAGTATTACTAATAGTGTGAATATTAAACCAAGTAAAGATCAAACTTCCAACGATTGGGCTGCTGCTACTGAagctttattaaatttacatactaataaaaataataacaacaacaacaataacaacaataacaacaacaataattatcatagcaataataataattattcaaattcTCCAAACACAACACCACCATACCAAAATTCAAAccaacaatttaataataaccaaccacaatcacaacaacaacaacaatcacaacaacaacaacaacaacaacaacaatatcaaaattctattaataagaatattactactactactaataataataataataatcttaccagtagtagtaataatcaaGCAGTTGTTTATGGAAACACAAGTCCAAATCAAAGTAGtgcaaatggtaataatgaaaatgtaaTTGGTGTACCATTTACTGGTAGTATCGTAAAGAGGAAGAAGAGAGGCAAGTTACCAGGTGAAGCAActtcaattttaaagaaatggCTATTTGAACATAATATGCATCCATATCCAACCGAAGAAGAGAAAGTTGCATTAGCAAATTCAacatttttatcttttaatcaaattaataattggtttaCAAATGCTAGAAGAAGAATACTTCCAAGACAATTGGATAGAAAAGTTTTTGGTAGTCCTCTATTCTCTCATTTTTCAATtactaaataa
- the coq7 gene encoding ubiquinone biosynthesis protein yields the protein MNSLIKSTKFLKKTNIIRSYCTKTNNNNNTNITKNVLSEIEKEKLKRQIIERIIRVDHAGEFGAARIYEGQLAVLANTKEGPLIREMADQEKEHQAKFNQLIYEKRVRPTILSPIWNVAGFGLGYVSALMGKEAAMAVTVAVETVISDHYNDQLRQLNDAGIDDKELKETIKKFRDDELEHMHIGIEHDAELAPLYKPFSELVKVGTKTAIWLSTRV from the coding sequence atgaatagtTTAATAAAGtcaacaaaatttttaaagaaaaccAATATAATTAGAAGTTATTGTAcaaaaaccaataataataataatacaaacatCACTAAAAATGTATTAAGTGAAATcgaaaaagagaaattaaaaagacaAATCATTGAAAGAATAATTCGTGTAGACCATGCAGGTGAATTTGGAGCAGCAAGAATCTATGAAGGTCAATTAGCAGTGTTGGCAAATACAAAAGAAGGACCATTAATTAGAGAGATGGCAGATCAAGAGAAAGAACATCAAGcaaaattcaatcaattaatcTATGAAAAACGTGTTAGACCAACAATTTTATCACCAATTTGGAATGTTGCAGGATTTGGGTTAGGTTATGTATCAGCATTAATGGGTAAAGAAGCAGCAATGGCAGTCACTGTCGCCGTTGAAACCGTTATCTCTGATCATTACAATGACCAATTAAGACAATTAAACGATGCCGGTATTGatgataaagaattaaaagaaacaattaaaaagtttaGAGATGACGAACTTGAACATATGCACATTGGTATCGAACACGATGCTGAATTAGCACCACTCTATAAACCATTTTCAGAACTTGTCAAAGTTGGTACAAAAACTGCAATTTGGTTATCAACAAgagtttaa